In one Zobellia galactanivorans genomic region, the following are encoded:
- a CDS encoding glycosyltransferase family 4 protein — protein MKKKILIHSPNLSTPGGKQTYFASLLNHFTSDIEFFFYGAQGKKEGKLRVITRLISDFWKFYRKLKKNKYDLVHLNPSMNMKSFFRDSVFALICRLTGTRMTVFWHGWQWEFEKKVTQRILPYFRATFGKADSMIVLGKEFADQLRKYGYKKPIYPITTVADPIFFKLDNKFEKAETSNHENDGITLLFLSRIERVKGIYEALESFVVLQKRFPNVKLKIAGTGGELPAVEEYVRSRQMKGVELLGWITGDNKAKVFYESDIYLLPSYHGEGLPCSILEAMATGLPVISTDVGGIKDFFEDGQMGYLVEMKHPEQITEKVSLLINDRDSIRTMGQYNIVYAHNRFTPEKVSSELERIYSKSILGS, from the coding sequence ATGAAAAAGAAAATCCTTATACACTCACCGAACCTTTCGACCCCTGGAGGGAAGCAAACCTACTTTGCTTCGTTACTAAATCACTTTACCAGTGATATCGAGTTTTTCTTTTACGGGGCACAAGGCAAAAAAGAAGGAAAGCTACGGGTCATAACTAGACTAATTTCCGATTTTTGGAAATTCTACCGAAAGCTCAAAAAAAACAAATATGATTTGGTGCACCTCAACCCTTCAATGAACATGAAGTCGTTTTTTAGGGATAGTGTCTTTGCATTAATATGTCGGCTGACCGGTACGCGAATGACCGTATTTTGGCATGGCTGGCAGTGGGAATTCGAGAAAAAAGTAACGCAAAGGATCTTACCATATTTTCGCGCAACCTTTGGTAAAGCCGACTCTATGATCGTCCTTGGAAAGGAATTTGCCGATCAATTGAGAAAATACGGGTATAAGAAGCCCATTTACCCCATAACCACCGTCGCCGACCCTATCTTTTTTAAACTGGACAACAAGTTTGAGAAGGCCGAAACATCGAACCATGAAAATGATGGAATCACCCTTTTATTCCTTTCCCGTATCGAACGGGTCAAAGGTATCTATGAAGCCTTGGAGAGTTTTGTGGTCCTTCAAAAAAGGTTTCCCAACGTCAAATTAAAGATTGCGGGAACTGGAGGAGAACTACCTGCGGTTGAAGAATATGTTCGTTCCCGTCAAATGAAAGGAGTGGAATTACTAGGCTGGATAACCGGGGACAACAAAGCCAAAGTATTTTATGAATCTGACATTTACCTATTACCCTCGTATCACGGAGAAGGACTCCCCTGTTCCATATTGGAGGCCATGGCCACCGGTTTGCCCGTTATCTCCACCGACGTGGGAGGCATTAAGGATTTCTTTGAGGACGGACAAATGGGTTACTTGGTCGAAATGAAGCATCCGGAACAGATAACCGAGAAAGTCAGTTTATTAATAAACGACCGTGATAGCATACGTACTATGGGCCAGTACAATATCGTTTATGCCCATAACCGATTTACACCTGAAAAAGTAAGCTCTGAACTAGAACGTATATATTCAAAAAGCATTCTTGGTTCATAG
- a CDS encoding lipopolysaccharide biosynthesis protein, with amino-acid sequence MGVINRFKDFFLKGDARSIRAKKNVLQTVLIKGLGVIIGFLYFPLSLDYLGTVKFGIYLTLLSIVDWFLNFDVGIGLGLRNKFGESVARGDDEDAIRYVSTAYFALGAMITLVTLFLLILNFTLPWTDWINISADLKEEVVLLGAVIILAFGIRFVARNVYEIFFAMQQMAYVEFFTFLTKLSFLALILVLPFIVSDSLFLFGTAKALTFAIVPLAVGLFYFNRKYQKYKPRLKYVRKDYFKSLFSLGTKFFLIKIAMLIIHQTNNILIASFVSLEGVPQYEAAYKYLSIFMLLFVILNNQLWPSNIEAYAKGEFEWMKKSIRGVVKIWLATVALALVMVLVSPIIYRLWLQDGLTVPMEVSIAVAISICLTTWVNMFNIVLNGTGKIKLQMYAWLFAALINIPASIFFVRVLDLGVVGIVLGTVASLVPLVVISPIQVNKILAKTDKGIWAK; translated from the coding sequence ATGGGAGTTATAAATAGATTTAAGGATTTTTTTTTGAAAGGGGATGCCCGGTCAATACGTGCCAAGAAAAATGTTTTACAGACTGTCCTTATTAAAGGTTTGGGGGTGATTATTGGCTTTCTTTATTTCCCTTTATCTTTAGATTACCTCGGAACGGTCAAGTTTGGAATTTATCTTACCCTCCTTTCCATTGTTGACTGGTTTTTGAATTTTGATGTTGGAATAGGGCTTGGATTGCGTAATAAATTTGGCGAATCGGTTGCACGGGGAGACGATGAAGATGCCATACGTTATGTGAGTACGGCGTATTTTGCCTTAGGGGCGATGATTACCCTTGTTACCCTATTTCTTCTAATACTGAATTTTACATTGCCTTGGACGGACTGGATCAATATTTCGGCTGATTTAAAGGAAGAAGTAGTTTTGCTTGGAGCGGTAATTATCTTGGCTTTTGGAATACGGTTCGTTGCCCGAAATGTTTATGAAATTTTCTTTGCCATGCAACAAATGGCCTATGTGGAGTTTTTTACTTTCCTGACCAAACTTTCATTTCTTGCACTTATCCTGGTACTTCCATTTATAGTGTCAGATTCACTTTTCCTATTTGGTACGGCCAAAGCCCTTACTTTTGCAATAGTCCCTCTTGCTGTGGGGCTTTTTTATTTTAACAGGAAATACCAAAAGTATAAACCTCGTTTAAAGTACGTACGCAAAGATTATTTCAAAAGTTTATTTTCTTTAGGAACAAAGTTTTTCCTCATAAAAATAGCGATGTTAATTATTCATCAAACGAATAACATCCTTATTGCCAGTTTTGTTTCTTTGGAAGGAGTACCCCAGTATGAAGCCGCCTATAAGTACTTGTCCATTTTTATGCTCCTGTTCGTAATATTAAATAATCAGCTTTGGCCTTCAAATATAGAGGCCTATGCGAAGGGAGAATTCGAGTGGATGAAAAAATCCATACGGGGGGTAGTTAAAATTTGGTTGGCGACAGTAGCCCTCGCCTTGGTTATGGTTTTGGTGTCACCTATTATATATAGACTTTGGTTGCAAGATGGATTGACAGTGCCTATGGAGGTTTCTATAGCAGTGGCTATTTCAATATGCCTTACGACTTGGGTGAACATGTTTAATATTGTGCTGAACGGCACAGGTAAGATTAAGTTACAGATGTACGCGTGGCTTTTTGCGGCATTGATCAATATTCCCGCTTCCATATTTTTTGTAAGAGTTCTTGATTTAGGTGTGGTGGGTATTGTTTTGGGAACCGTGGCTAGTCTCGTCCCATTAGTTGTAATTTCGCCCATCCAAGTTAATAAGATTCTAGCAAAAACAGATAAGGGTATATGGGCAAAGTAA
- a CDS encoding O-antigen ligase family protein, translating into MGKYARYFYFDLDKVHYEHFYLYMLIAAIVALYLVLKSQSKFKLEMFFLSFYLLTGSFNVLLNFKIPGISFFEVQIVRVVYLLLLFRMVRDKVFSGTRFNFVDDKKLPWFVLPLFLYVLFLSLSVLYTGVEKGYVTIIDSVAFILIVFGISSLKDQHSYDIIGKSIIIGAIASSIISLLQLTINPFFLRIGDDRAAFGNFIRSNGIFDTEYFNSYYLIVAITWVLVMVKNKILRAFLVTLFTLGVICSFQRMSWIILFLVIVIYFIFIAKVSLARLLFAAVAGFAIILSLSVFYYQDIMKSSLVQDRLTDSVEGRQEYYSFVLNNIGKKPFLGFGDLKNEVYYENLLRITGKRSRATAEEGDLHSGYFMSMFQYGIPAFVCFLLFVLLPIPYYLRLVKFKIYFMVPFLVSVLYFVGNLTNSFLFLKYLSVLYAIHIGIGMGVRKIETSQLTKITN; encoded by the coding sequence ATGGGTAAATACGCACGATATTTTTATTTTGATCTTGATAAGGTCCATTATGAGCATTTTTACCTTTACATGCTTATAGCTGCTATCGTAGCCCTATATCTTGTTTTAAAAAGTCAATCCAAGTTCAAATTGGAAATGTTCTTTTTATCGTTCTATTTATTAACAGGGAGCTTTAATGTCTTGCTTAATTTTAAGATTCCTGGAATAAGTTTTTTTGAAGTACAAATCGTACGGGTAGTCTATTTGTTATTGTTGTTTCGTATGGTTCGGGATAAGGTATTTTCTGGGACAAGATTTAATTTTGTGGACGACAAGAAATTGCCATGGTTTGTTTTACCTCTTTTCCTATATGTTCTGTTTCTTAGTTTATCCGTGCTTTATACGGGGGTGGAGAAGGGTTATGTTACTATAATTGATTCGGTTGCTTTCATTCTGATAGTCTTTGGTATAAGCTCTTTGAAAGACCAGCATTCGTATGATATAATAGGTAAGTCGATAATAATTGGAGCGATAGCATCTAGTATTATTAGCTTACTTCAATTGACTATTAATCCTTTTTTTCTGCGTATAGGTGATGATAGGGCTGCTTTTGGCAATTTTATTAGGTCTAACGGTATCTTCGATACTGAATATTTTAATTCATATTACCTGATTGTTGCGATTACGTGGGTATTGGTGATGGTCAAAAACAAAATTTTAAGAGCATTTTTGGTGACATTATTTACATTAGGGGTGATTTGTTCGTTTCAACGAATGAGTTGGATCATTTTGTTTCTGGTAATAGTTATTTATTTCATTTTTATAGCAAAGGTTAGCTTGGCTAGACTATTATTTGCTGCCGTCGCTGGTTTCGCTATCATCCTTTCACTTTCTGTTTTTTACTATCAGGACATTATGAAAAGCTCATTGGTTCAGGATCGTCTGACCGATTCTGTAGAGGGGCGCCAAGAGTATTATTCATTTGTTTTGAATAACATTGGAAAAAAACCGTTTTTGGGTTTTGGGGATTTAAAGAATGAGGTTTATTATGAAAACCTATTGAGAATAACGGGAAAGCGATCGAGGGCAACTGCAGAAGAGGGTGATTTGCACAGTGGATATTTTATGTCGATGTTTCAATATGGTATCCCGGCATTTGTTTGCTTTCTACTTTTTGTTCTCCTTCCTATTCCTTACTACCTGCGGCTTGTTAAATTTAAGATATATTTTATGGTCCCATTTTTAGTAAGTGTGCTTTATTTTGTAGGTAACCTTACGAATTCATTTTTATTCCTAAAATACCTTTCTGTACTTTATGCAATTCACATAGGTATTGGTATGGGGGTGCGAAAAATAGAGACAAGTCAATTAACGAAAATTACTAATTAG
- a CDS encoding ATP-grasp fold amidoligase family protein translates to MNSFFYKIYRKTIVGNLVRNLYHWLQGILPDKIFLAYKYRISMGKKLQLNPPTTLNEKINWLKLYDRRDILTKCADKYKVREIILERIGDKYLVPLYFQTKNPNEIVSENIKDTPCIIKTNHDSSGGIFIYDKEVVDWKELRSQLKKRIRKNYYRKSREWQYKNIKPRIIVEKLLLDSKGNIPLDFKLHCFNGKARMIQVDIDRGTEKHSRNWYDLEWKREPYKWSSPKRSGAFTDPSDTEVEKPQTLNEMIMLSETLASDFDYVRVDWYDVDGKLYFGELTFHHDGGIRPIIPYEWDIRLGQELKLSTRA, encoded by the coding sequence ATGAATTCATTTTTTTACAAAATATATAGGAAGACCATTGTTGGTAATTTAGTTCGTAACCTGTACCATTGGTTACAAGGAATACTTCCAGATAAGATTTTTTTAGCCTATAAATATAGGATTAGTATGGGTAAAAAACTTCAGTTGAATCCACCTACAACTCTTAATGAGAAGATTAATTGGTTAAAACTTTATGATCGTAGGGACATACTTACGAAATGTGCTGATAAATATAAAGTCCGTGAAATAATTTTAGAAAGAATTGGAGATAAATATTTAGTTCCACTTTATTTTCAGACTAAGAATCCTAATGAGATAGTTTCTGAGAATATCAAGGATACTCCTTGTATAATCAAAACCAATCACGATAGTAGTGGCGGAATTTTTATTTATGATAAAGAGGTAGTGGATTGGAAGGAGCTTCGAAGTCAGTTAAAGAAAAGAATCAGAAAAAATTACTATAGAAAATCTAGAGAGTGGCAATATAAAAATATCAAACCTCGTATTATAGTTGAGAAGTTGCTACTTGATAGTAAAGGTAATATACCTTTAGATTTTAAATTGCATTGCTTTAATGGAAAAGCGAGAATGATACAGGTTGATATTGATAGAGGTACAGAAAAACATAGTCGAAATTGGTACGATTTAGAATGGAAACGCGAACCGTACAAATGGTCTTCTCCTAAAAGGTCAGGGGCTTTTACTGACCCTAGTGATACTGAAGTGGAAAAACCTCAGACTTTAAATGAAATGATTATGCTTTCTGAAACTTTAGCTTCGGATTTTGATTACGTTCGGGTTGATTGGTATGATGTAGATGGTAAATTATACTTCGGAGAGCTTACTTTTCATCATGATGGGGGTATTAGACCAATCATTCCATACGAATGGGACATCAGATTGGGCCAAGAATTGAAACTATCAACAAGAGCATAG
- a CDS encoding DUF354 domain-containing protein yields the protein MKKVLIDIYHLPQYNMFRNTIRNFDPSEVDIYCVNRGKLLPVIQYELPEYNIICIGDYRHNKGMYSMVFKIIVPRLWKLFRLIKSSKYRYVITAHYQANFIAKLKGIPNVAFIDDPRRFVFPLLKFSADDVYLPPFEKKFEGVKYFNALKEWSYLSPKYFKPQISALEEYGLAPKEYIFIREVSTETSNYLSQETGAILSISANFPTTLKVVLSLENKELVDKFPKSWIILKEPVKDIHSLMYYSQVVISSGDSVAREGAMLGVPSIYAGIRDMPANVIMMKKGMLLKLHPSEIVETVAKMRSGELTFPEPDVFRQELLEEWDDVTTLLLDKLK from the coding sequence ATGAAAAAAGTTTTAATTGATATATATCACTTGCCCCAATACAACATGTTTCGTAACACGATTAGAAACTTCGACCCTTCCGAGGTCGATATCTATTGTGTTAACCGAGGTAAGCTTTTACCGGTAATTCAATATGAATTGCCAGAATACAATATTATCTGCATAGGGGATTACAGGCACAATAAGGGCATGTATTCGATGGTTTTTAAGATTATCGTGCCAAGGTTATGGAAGTTGTTCCGGTTGATCAAGTCTTCTAAATATAGGTATGTCATCACGGCCCATTATCAAGCGAACTTTATAGCAAAACTTAAAGGCATTCCCAATGTGGCCTTTATTGATGATCCTAGAAGATTTGTTTTTCCCCTTTTAAAATTTTCCGCAGATGACGTATACTTGCCCCCATTTGAAAAGAAGTTTGAAGGGGTAAAGTATTTCAATGCGTTGAAGGAGTGGTCATATCTTTCGCCGAAGTATTTTAAGCCCCAGATTTCGGCTCTTGAAGAGTATGGCTTGGCACCGAAAGAATATATTTTTATTAGAGAAGTCTCCACGGAGACCTCTAATTATCTTTCTCAGGAAACAGGGGCTATATTATCCATATCGGCCAATTTTCCAACGACGTTAAAAGTTGTGCTTTCATTGGAGAATAAAGAGCTGGTGGACAAATTCCCTAAAAGTTGGATCATTCTTAAAGAACCCGTAAAAGATATTCATTCATTGATGTATTATAGTCAGGTAGTTATTTCTTCCGGAGATAGTGTGGCAAGGGAAGGGGCTATGTTGGGTGTACCTTCCATCTACGCAGGTATTCGCGATATGCCGGCCAATGTAATCATGATGAAGAAGGGAATGCTTTTAAAATTACATCCTTCCGAGATTGTGGAAACCGTAGCGAAAATGAGAAGTGGGGAATTGACATTTCCGGAACCCGATGTGTTTAGACAAGAGCTTTTGGAGGAGTGGGATGACGTCACCACCCTTTTGTTGGACAAGTTAAAATAA
- a CDS encoding nucleotide sugar dehydrogenase — protein sequence MNISIFGLGYVGCVSIACLAENGHTVTGVDVVPHKIDLINAGKATIIEKDIDILLTSNWEKGRISASQNFKDAVLNTEISIICVGTPSDVNGHLNLNAIYQTAEQIGEALKEKDGFHIAVIRSTVLPGTNQKIGEIIAERSGKKRNEAFAVVSNPEFLREGSAVKDYYNPPVTVIGTDNEKASKKIAEMYKGINAPVKETNIEIAELIKYVNNSFHALKVSFANEVGNICKKMNIDSHELMNLFCMDTQLNLSPYYLKPGFAFGGSCLPKDLKAFKTMAHDFYLESPVLNSILDSNENQKNQALNLVLEKNNRKIGILGLSFKKGTDDLRYSPIVELAESLLGKGFSIAIYDKNVNVSMLSGTNKAYIDKHIPHLSELISDDLEKVINDSETIVISHNEPEFKDINLRYADKHFIDLVKIKDNAPSENYEGICW from the coding sequence ATGAATATATCAATTTTTGGATTAGGTTATGTGGGGTGCGTGAGTATTGCCTGTTTGGCAGAAAACGGGCATACGGTTACCGGAGTAGATGTAGTTCCGCACAAAATAGACCTGATCAATGCAGGAAAGGCTACCATTATAGAGAAGGACATCGATATCCTGCTCACATCCAATTGGGAGAAGGGCAGGATTTCGGCTAGCCAAAACTTTAAGGATGCGGTACTGAATACCGAGATTTCCATTATTTGTGTGGGCACCCCTTCGGATGTAAACGGTCATTTAAACCTGAATGCCATTTACCAGACAGCAGAGCAGATAGGGGAGGCCTTAAAAGAAAAAGATGGTTTTCACATTGCGGTTATTCGGAGTACTGTGCTGCCCGGGACCAATCAAAAAATCGGGGAGATAATAGCGGAACGTTCGGGGAAGAAGCGAAATGAGGCCTTTGCGGTAGTGTCTAATCCCGAATTTTTGAGAGAAGGCTCTGCGGTGAAGGATTATTACAATCCCCCAGTTACCGTGATCGGTACGGATAATGAAAAGGCGTCAAAAAAGATAGCCGAAATGTACAAAGGAATCAATGCTCCCGTAAAGGAAACCAATATTGAAATAGCCGAGCTGATAAAATATGTAAACAATTCATTCCATGCATTAAAAGTTTCTTTCGCCAATGAAGTCGGAAACATTTGTAAAAAAATGAATATCGATTCGCATGAGTTGATGAACCTTTTCTGTATGGACACCCAACTGAACCTATCGCCATACTATTTAAAACCAGGTTTTGCATTTGGGGGCTCGTGTTTGCCAAAAGATCTAAAAGCCTTTAAGACCATGGCCCATGATTTTTATTTGGAGAGCCCGGTGTTAAATTCTATCCTTGATTCCAACGAGAACCAGAAAAATCAGGCCCTTAACTTGGTCTTGGAAAAAAACAATAGGAAAATAGGTATTTTGGGGTTGAGCTTTAAGAAGGGTACGGATGATTTAAGGTATAGCCCTATTGTAGAATTGGCTGAAAGTCTACTGGGTAAGGGGTTTTCCATTGCGATTTACGATAAGAACGTGAACGTTTCCATGCTTTCGGGAACCAATAAGGCTTATATCGATAAGCATATTCCTCATTTATCCGAACTTATTTCCGATGACTTGGAAAAAGTAATTAATGATTCGGAGACTATTGTCATTTCGCATAACGAGCCGGAATTTAAGGATATTAACCTCAGGTATGCCGACAAGCATTTTATCGATCTGGTAAAGATCAAAGACAATGCCCCCAGTGAAAACTATGAGGGTATTTGTTGGTAA
- a CDS encoding glycosyltransferase: MENDSRHIVFLGTSGFPYGLAAVQRTILMGKALLSENCKVTVVCRKGTYGPYEHDGFDNNGNFEGIDYTYTSGTVIKPKSFFRRNLLKIKGIYGEFKYLQLLKKNDNIDLALVSNMKALHLFRYLFFSFFFRIPVILNLVEMPNAMQERTKLSEKVNDYIVSRWLYKYFDGALPISDKLMDYYKIIARSRPSMKLPILCDYEKFNLPKKMENPYFLYCGSVNYMGVIDFVLECYKKLEVHHVEMYMIVSGGSKEATKELQDKINRQFEGSPVKLFTNIPYLQLVHLYNHAIALLIPLRPTLQDASRFPHKIGEYLASGNPVITTDVGEIKNYFKDGETALVAEEYSILSFTEKMSFVLKEPDRARAIGINGKELGLKEFDYKVHGLRMRRFFNNFL, from the coding sequence ATGGAAAATGATAGTAGGCATATTGTGTTTTTAGGCACTTCAGGCTTTCCATATGGTTTAGCGGCAGTTCAAAGAACTATTTTGATGGGGAAGGCGTTGTTGTCTGAGAATTGTAAAGTTACGGTGGTTTGTAGAAAGGGTACGTACGGGCCATATGAGCATGATGGGTTTGATAATAATGGCAATTTTGAGGGAATAGACTATACATATACATCGGGAACCGTTATTAAGCCTAAATCCTTTTTTCGAAGAAATCTACTTAAAATAAAGGGAATATACGGGGAGTTTAAATATTTGCAACTTTTAAAGAAGAATGATAATATTGATTTGGCTCTCGTCTCGAATATGAAGGCGCTACATCTTTTTCGTTATTTGTTTTTTTCATTCTTCTTTCGCATTCCAGTGATATTAAATCTTGTTGAAATGCCTAACGCAATGCAAGAGAGAACAAAACTATCGGAAAAAGTTAATGATTATATCGTAAGTCGCTGGTTATATAAGTATTTTGATGGGGCGCTTCCTATCAGTGATAAACTGATGGATTATTATAAGATTATTGCACGCTCTAGGCCTAGTATGAAACTTCCGATTTTATGCGATTATGAAAAATTCAATCTTCCTAAAAAAATGGAGAATCCTTATTTTTTGTATTGTGGAAGTGTGAATTATATGGGGGTTATTGACTTTGTCCTAGAGTGTTACAAGAAATTAGAGGTCCACCATGTAGAAATGTATATGATTGTAAGTGGCGGTTCAAAAGAGGCTACCAAAGAACTACAGGATAAAATTAATAGACAGTTTGAAGGAAGCCCAGTCAAACTATTTACGAACATCCCTTATTTGCAACTTGTGCATTTGTATAATCATGCTATAGCCTTACTTATTCCTCTGAGGCCGACATTACAGGATGCGTCAAGATTTCCACACAAAATAGGCGAATATCTAGCATCGGGTAATCCTGTAATAACGACAGATGTTGGAGAAATTAAAAATTATTTTAAAGACGGCGAAACTGCTTTGGTGGCCGAGGAGTATAGCATACTTTCTTTCACTGAAAAAATGAGTTTTGTTTTGAAGGAACCAGATAGAGCACGAGCTATTGGTATAAATGGCAAAGAACTAGGATTAAAGGAGTTTGATTATAAAGTTCATGGATTAAGGATGAGGCGTTTTTTTAATAATTTTCTGTGA
- a CDS encoding glycosyltransferase, with the protein MKIIFLIDNLRKGGKERRMLELVKGLSKDKTFNLEVVIFKDIIEYPIVHDLNVRLHIIERKPKYSPAPFFKVYKICREFKPDIIHSWSTMCTLFAIPSSLLLNIKLINGNIAKAPRKLSIWHKELFLAKLSFIFSDVVIGNSSAGLKAYRAPKSKSKAIKNGFDFKRIQHIEEAQIIRKKYNIKTDIVIAKVAAFANRKDYDTYISAAQIVLSSRKDVTFLAIGSGTNLEQFKKKVQANGEENIIFTGPVQDIESLVSIINVGILSTNDTVHGEGISNSILEYMALAKPVIATRGGGTDEIVLDDETGYLIPPKSPQAMANKIIELINNPEKSSEMGLKGKCRIEKHFNLEHMTDMYKKVYEEILS; encoded by the coding sequence ATGAAAATCATTTTTTTAATTGACAACCTTAGAAAAGGCGGTAAAGAGAGACGTATGTTAGAACTTGTCAAAGGTCTTTCAAAAGATAAAACATTTAATCTCGAAGTAGTTATTTTCAAAGATATCATAGAATACCCCATCGTACACGATCTAAACGTTAGGCTACATATCATTGAACGAAAACCCAAATATTCGCCAGCCCCTTTTTTTAAAGTCTATAAAATCTGTCGCGAGTTTAAACCTGATATTATACATTCGTGGTCAACGATGTGTACCTTGTTTGCCATTCCATCATCCCTATTACTCAACATTAAGCTAATTAATGGGAACATCGCAAAAGCACCGCGAAAGCTCAGTATTTGGCATAAAGAACTGTTTTTGGCCAAACTATCGTTTATATTTTCAGATGTGGTAATTGGCAATTCATCCGCTGGATTAAAGGCTTACAGAGCTCCCAAATCAAAAAGTAAAGCTATTAAAAACGGGTTTGATTTCAAACGCATTCAACATATTGAGGAAGCGCAAATAATTAGAAAAAAATATAACATAAAGACCGATATAGTTATAGCCAAAGTAGCAGCTTTCGCCAATCGCAAAGATTACGACACTTATATCTCTGCTGCACAAATAGTTCTATCGTCAAGAAAAGACGTAACCTTTCTTGCTATAGGTAGTGGAACCAACTTAGAACAGTTTAAAAAGAAAGTTCAAGCAAATGGGGAAGAAAACATAATCTTTACCGGCCCTGTTCAAGATATAGAATCGTTGGTGAGTATTATAAATGTAGGGATATTATCAACCAATGACACGGTACATGGCGAAGGTATTTCTAATTCCATATTGGAATATATGGCTTTGGCCAAACCTGTTATCGCAACAAGAGGAGGAGGTACGGATGAGATTGTACTTGATGATGAAACAGGCTATCTTATTCCGCCGAAGTCCCCCCAAGCTATGGCTAATAAAATTATAGAACTGATAAACAACCCTGAAAAATCATCTGAAATGGGTCTAAAAGGTAAATGTCGGATAGAAAAACATTTTAACCTCGAACACATGACCGATATGTATAAGAAAGTATACGAAGAAATTTTAAGCTAG